One window from the genome of Salvia miltiorrhiza cultivar Shanhuang (shh) chromosome 7, IMPLAD_Smil_shh, whole genome shotgun sequence encodes:
- the LOC130994856 gene encoding uncharacterized protein LOC130994856, translating to MNNRSWIETNPMANDSISESERQQIEQIMELEFEELEVEEVEDEESSDDEYRRVSAGASASGEYTYDTNLVTLHSYLGDVEDTHSKLAFLDGGAVLTLPLFYLEGVVLFPEATLPLRVVSPNFIAGVERAMAHVDARYTIGVVRVYWDPNNGRRRLSTTGTTAEIRQYRKLEDGSVNIVARGQQRFRLKRRWIDVEGSHCGEVYIIQEDVPLRTPREAVGKLDPLRNYQATIHHSCEEGNDSDVMSEGSFESELSSTERRLHHNVLVSSHNSEAYDESISSDDERSERFYECQSERSPLENHARPVRLGLNKQNADNSPGVGKRSISYMQPSNKVGWGKHSVAQFRDVPRAFWPVWVYRMYDSYVLARKAADRWNQVVKAPNMDSLVMKPDLLSFHIASKIPISDTARQELLEIDGTTYRLRKEIELLESFDKIRCKTCQTLIGKRSNMLVMSSDGPLGAYANPHGYVHEVMTLTRTDGIAVTGRPVKEYSWFPGYAWSMAECIMCGSQMGWYFSATKKKMRPQAFWGLRSSQVVDETL from the exons ATGAACAATCGGAGTTGGATAGAGACTAACCCTATGGCAAACGACTCGATCTCGGAGAGCGAGAGGCAACAGATCGAGCAGATTATGGAGCTCGAATTCGAGGAATTGGAAGTCGAAGAAGTGGAGGACGAGGAATCGTCTGACGATGAGTA TCGCCGTGTTTCTGCAGGAGCTTCTGCATCTGGTGAATATACATATGATACCAATTTAGTCACCTTGCATTCGTATCTCGGTG ATGTTGAAGACACTCACAGTAAGCTGGCATTTCTGGATGGTGGTGCTGTGCTGACCCTTCCCCTGTTTTATCTTGAAG GCGTTGTTCTATTTCCTGAGGCAACACTTCCCCTTAGAGTAGTTTCTCCTAATTTTATAGCTGGTGTTGAGAGAGCAATGGCACATGTTGATGCTCGTTATACAATTGGTGTG GTTCGTGTTTACTGGGATCCCAACAATGGTAGGCGAAGGCTTTCAACAACTGGCACTACTGCAGAG ATTCGGCAATATAGGAAACTGGAAGATGGCTCTGTAAATATTGTTGCCCGTGGACAGCAGCGCTTTCGCCTGAAGCGCCGTTGGATTGATGTTGAAGGATCG CATTGTGGAGAGGTTTATATCATTCAGGAAGATGTGCCATTAAGAACACCACGGGAAGCTGTTGGTAAATTGGATCCATTAAGAAATTATCAGGCAACTATTCATCACAGCTGTGAGGAAGGAAATGATTCTGATGTGATGTCAGAGGGAAGTTTTGAAAGTGAACTTTCATCAACAGAAAGGAGGCTGCATCATAATGTTCTTGTATCTTCTCATAATTCTGAGGCATATGACGAGTCCATAAGTAGCGACGATGAAAGATCTGAGCGATTTTATGAATGCCAATCAGAAAGATCTCCATTAGAAAACCATGCAAGACCAGTGCGGTTAGGACTCAACAAACAGAATGCTGATAACAGTCCTGGAGTTGGGAAGAGGTCAATTTCATACATGCAGCCTTCTAACAAGGTAGGATGGGGAAAGCACTCTGTAGCCCAATTTCGTGATGTTCCGAGAGCCTTCTGGCCCGTTTGGGTTTACCGCATGTATGACTCGTATGTACTTGCTAGGAAGGCAGCAG ATCGCTGGAATCAAGTTGTTAAAGCCCCAAACATGGACAGCCTGGTGATGAAACCAGATCTTCTTTCATTCCATATTGCTAGTAAAATTCCAATATCTGATACTGCAAGGCAAGAACTCCTGGAGATTGATGGAACAACTTATAGATTGCGGAAAGAGATTGAGTTGCTGGAAAGTTTCGATAAAATTCGTTGTAAAACTTGTCAG ACTCTCATTGGAAAGAGAAGTAACATGTTAGTGATGTCTAGTGATGGTCCACTTGGTGCTTATGCTAATCCACATGGTTACGTGCACGAGGTGATGACTCTCACCAGGACAGATGGAATAGCAGTCACTGGGCGTCCAGTAAAAGAATATAGCTGGTTTCCAGG TTATGCATGGTCAATGGCTGAATGTATAATGTGCGGATCGCAAATGGGTTGGTATTTCTCTGCCACAAAGAAGAAAATGAGGCCTCAGGCATTCTGGGGGCTAAGGAGTTCACAAGTGGTGGATGAGACACTCTAG